In a genomic window of Infirmifilum sp. NZ:
- a CDS encoding TldD/PmbA family protein: protein MVESAYILDKGLKRALELGASEAEIGVTYTGTISVKSEGTYPKPITRYTSDVWVRVAVGKRVAIATATSSDWNVVERTISSAVEMAKKAEEDPYWEALPDPEPPVHSWIGYDEGVASLEVEQLASIVRDLIGEAQVLDPRLKVAAAGGSSTVFRSLTYNTRGVRAEDRGTSMGLFLWLKSSDGSREGTGGASVEARGLIYDTAQMIEKAKKLALDSLSAEKLGQPLTGNALFMAEPLASLIEYLILPAFSAMNVLEGFSPLRDKLGEKVLGELTLIDDGCMPGGLATTLYDAEGVPRRRTVLVEKGVVKSYLHNTYTARRMKVPSTGNAIRGRGAIGISSSNLIVKGGLHTTDALLEDANVVIDGSLLSVHTVNYITGNFSVVASNPYLVKSGELVPLRPVTVSGNIYSIASSLEPAVHVRNTYTGIYTPDVLFKGVTVSG, encoded by the coding sequence ATGGTGGAGTCAGCCTACATCCTGGATAAGGGTTTGAAGCGCGCGCTCGAGCTCGGGGCGAGCGAGGCTGAGATCGGCGTCACCTACACAGGCACTATAAGCGTAAAGTCCGAGGGGACATACCCAAAGCCCATCACGAGGTACACGTCAGACGTTTGGGTTAGAGTGGCCGTTGGGAAAAGGGTAGCTATCGCGACGGCAACTTCGTCTGATTGGAACGTCGTGGAGAGAACCATCAGTAGTGCGGTGGAGATGGCTAAGAAAGCCGAGGAGGATCCTTACTGGGAGGCTCTCCCTGACCCGGAGCCGCCCGTCCACAGCTGGATCGGTTACGACGAGGGTGTTGCTTCGCTCGAGGTTGAGCAGCTCGCGAGCATTGTGAGGGATCTAATAGGTGAAGCGCAGGTTCTTGACCCAAGGCTAAAGGTCGCGGCTGCAGGGGGATCCTCCACGGTGTTTAGGAGCCTGACGTACAACACGAGAGGCGTGAGAGCAGAGGACCGAGGAACATCAATGGGGCTGTTCCTCTGGCTGAAGTCATCGGATGGCTCCCGGGAGGGCACGGGTGGGGCCTCCGTTGAGGCAAGAGGGCTGATCTACGATACGGCCCAGATGATCGAGAAGGCGAAGAAGCTAGCTCTGGACAGCCTGAGTGCTGAGAAGCTGGGACAGCCGCTGACAGGCAACGCTCTGTTTATGGCCGAGCCCTTAGCGAGCCTCATCGAGTACCTCATACTGCCCGCTTTCAGCGCAATGAACGTTCTTGAGGGTTTCAGCCCGCTCCGCGATAAATTGGGAGAGAAGGTTCTGGGCGAGCTCACGCTGATAGATGATGGCTGTATGCCTGGTGGCCTCGCGACGACCCTTTACGACGCTGAGGGGGTTCCGAGGAGGAGAACAGTCCTCGTGGAGAAAGGGGTGGTGAAATCCTACCTGCACAACACGTACACTGCCAGGAGAATGAAAGTCCCCTCTACCGGTAACGCCATTAGAGGCAGAGGCGCGATAGGGATATCCTCATCCAATCTCATCGTAAAAGGAGGACTCCACACAACGGACGCACTCCTTGAGGATGCGAACGTCGTGATTGATGGATCGCTTCTTAGCGTTCACACCGTTAACTACATCACCGGAAACTTCAGCGTCGTTGCCTCGAACCCCTACCTCGTTAAGAGCGGTGAGCTGGTTCCTCTACGACCCGTCACAGTCTCGGGTAACATATACTCGATAGCTTCGTCGCTTGAGCCGGCTGTTCACGTGAGAAACACGTACACAGGTATATACACACCAGACGTGCTGTTTAAAGGCGTCACGGTTTCAGGGTAG
- a CDS encoding formate dehydrogenase accessory protein FdhE yields MGENLVEKAKEIYKDIPIDASSLETYVKLMQLQKELQAIFEEKYSHVDVEKANSVLREGKPAFLGVDLGLNEEELGQAMLQITGLLKSELPDASQSLERLEEAWKSGQLSLVNLGESLLTGDVDYAHAKAEELRVDHEVLEAVTAWVMQVLFQALASRLSGKIDISTWTLGRCPVCGGSTRLEIIDSEGSAHLKCQFCGTEWGFQENKCPYCGNENAEEITSIPADKEGRFTLNICHVCGRYWKVVDERRTGQAVPRKLYDLWTFKLDLIASGGKTITPEQ; encoded by the coding sequence ATGGGAGAAAACCTTGTTGAGAAAGCAAAGGAGATATACAAAGATATCCCAATAGACGCTTCTTCCCTCGAAACGTACGTCAAGCTGATGCAGCTTCAGAAAGAGCTGCAGGCGATCTTCGAGGAGAAGTACTCCCACGTTGATGTTGAAAAGGCTAACTCTGTCTTAAGGGAGGGGAAACCGGCCTTCCTGGGAGTGGACTTGGGCCTTAACGAGGAGGAGTTGGGTCAGGCGATGCTCCAGATAACGGGGCTACTGAAATCCGAGCTGCCTGACGCGTCCCAGTCTCTGGAGCGGCTAGAGGAGGCGTGGAAAAGCGGCCAGCTGAGCCTGGTCAATCTGGGTGAGAGCCTCTTGACGGGTGACGTCGACTACGCTCACGCCAAAGCCGAGGAGCTACGGGTTGATCACGAGGTCCTTGAAGCTGTTACCGCCTGGGTCATGCAAGTCTTATTCCAGGCGTTGGCCTCGCGGCTGAGCGGTAAAATAGACATCTCGACATGGACCCTAGGAAGGTGCCCTGTCTGCGGCGGGTCTACGAGGCTCGAGATCATAGATTCTGAAGGCTCAGCCCACCTGAAGTGCCAGTTCTGCGGCACCGAGTGGGGCTTCCAGGAGAACAAGTGCCCCTACTGCGGGAACGAGAACGCGGAGGAGATCACATCGATTCCGGCAGACAAAGAAGGAAGGTTTACCCTGAATATCTGCCACGTTTGTGGGAGGTACTGGAAGGTGGTGGACGAGAGGAGGACCGGGCAAGCAGTGCCGAGAAAGCTCTACGACCTCTGGACGTTCAAACTGGACCTCATTGCAAGTGGTGGAAAAACGATCACTCCGGAGCAGTAG
- a CDS encoding damage-control phosphatase ARMT1 family protein — translation MRLSPECVPCILNVRMREILGSELSDEMKMRAVKELVKSYGEMLEGSDTTTMLAWRAYRKSKELLGKDDPYAAFKKRSHEVALQLSQAVLSELESKVGFERFHYAVRASLAANFIDPGSPMGTGPEDFHHRLSELRFGVDESEKLYLTLLQSSRVTYILDNCGEAVFDMILLKEISAMGSDIKIVVKGEPYQNDVTVREAKEYGLDELGEVVSTGSDFPGVVPGYASEESLNALKWADVVISKGMANYEAFLAYPPERPVFVMLVAKCDPIARSIGIRRGEAAAFFLRGAPNLLKFQ, via the coding sequence ATGCGCTTGTCGCCGGAGTGCGTGCCCTGCATACTCAACGTTCGCATGAGGGAAATCCTTGGCTCGGAGCTCAGCGATGAGATGAAGATGCGAGCCGTGAAGGAGCTGGTAAAATCCTACGGCGAGATGCTTGAGGGCAGCGATACGACTACGATGCTCGCTTGGAGGGCTTACAGGAAATCGAAAGAGCTTTTAGGTAAGGATGATCCTTACGCCGCGTTCAAGAAAAGGTCCCACGAGGTGGCGTTGCAGCTGTCCCAAGCCGTTTTAAGCGAGCTTGAATCCAAGGTAGGTTTTGAGCGATTCCACTACGCGGTCAGAGCCAGCCTCGCGGCAAATTTCATCGATCCGGGCTCGCCGATGGGAACCGGCCCGGAGGACTTTCACCACAGGCTGAGTGAGCTAAGGTTCGGGGTGGATGAGTCTGAGAAGCTTTACCTCACGTTGCTCCAGAGTAGCAGGGTGACGTACATTCTAGACAATTGCGGTGAAGCGGTGTTCGACATGATTCTCTTGAAGGAGATCTCAGCCATGGGCTCCGATATTAAAATCGTGGTCAAGGGCGAGCCATACCAGAACGACGTCACGGTCAGGGAGGCCAAGGAGTACGGGCTAGACGAGCTTGGCGAAGTCGTAAGCACCGGTAGCGACTTCCCGGGAGTGGTTCCCGGGTATGCGTCTGAGGAGTCGTTAAACGCGCTGAAGTGGGCTGACGTTGTGATCTCGAAGGGCATGGCGAACTACGAGGCATTCCTCGCGTACCCTCCCGAGAGGCCTGTTTTTGTAATGCTTGTTGCGAAGTGCGACCCCATTGCGCGCTCAATAGGAATAAGGAGAGGTGAGGCGGCTGCGTTCTTCCTGAGGGGGGCTCCGAACCTCTTGAAGTTCCAGTGA
- a CDS encoding class II aldolase/adducin family protein, whose translation MESEIELRRKIVRAFQYLESLGVNFGYSGNISVRTGNDRIFISPSGRRKSDLAPEDLLVVDLSGRAIEGFGRPSVELPTHIAIYKARRDVNAIVHVHPVYASVFAVLREGIPPVLEETVIYVGGEVQVADYAPTGSPQLGENVVKALGDRSAVILANHGILTVGRTLDEAVDTAVYVERAAKVYLLARLAGKPHPLPDEAYRLEREIYLTRVKPNAV comes from the coding sequence GTGGAGAGCGAGATAGAGCTTCGCCGGAAGATCGTCCGAGCCTTCCAGTACCTCGAATCCTTGGGGGTAAACTTCGGCTACAGCGGCAACATCAGCGTGAGGACCGGTAACGACAGGATCTTCATATCCCCAAGCGGTCGGAGAAAAAGCGACCTAGCTCCTGAGGACTTGCTAGTGGTGGACCTCAGTGGAAGAGCCATAGAGGGCTTCGGCCGGCCTAGCGTCGAGCTACCAACGCACATAGCCATTTACAAAGCTAGAAGGGACGTCAACGCCATCGTTCACGTCCACCCCGTTTACGCGTCTGTGTTCGCAGTCCTGCGTGAAGGCATCCCGCCTGTGCTTGAGGAAACGGTCATTTACGTCGGTGGGGAGGTGCAGGTGGCCGACTACGCCCCAACCGGATCACCACAGCTGGGTGAGAACGTCGTCAAAGCCCTGGGCGACCGGAGCGCGGTTATTCTGGCAAATCACGGGATTTTAACCGTGGGTAGGACTCTGGACGAAGCCGTTGACACCGCCGTTTACGTGGAGAGAGCCGCCAAGGTGTACCTCTTGGCGCGCCTGGCTGGTAAGCCGCACCCGCTCCCAGATGAGGCGTATAGGCTGGAGAGAGAAATCTACCTCACGCGAGTCAAGCCCAACGCGGTGTGA
- the upp gene encoding uracil phosphoribosyltransferase yields MRRIGWREKSTSRESSPTRCDANFLNGGAVRESGFTLSRLRLIDKPAAQVILSRLRDSKTPRSEFRRLLYKAGIVSAYEISNEVPLAEMTVATPLGVRAKGYEYGCDVTVLAVLRAALPMAWGMLEVFEDAKVGFVSAKRAEVDDVERREFSLEVELSYMSVPERSGVIIVVDPMLATGSTLSAVLRKIKERVEAEKIIVSALIATEVGVKRILSEHGGITVYAFAVDPQLNSRAFIVPGLGDAGDRAFG; encoded by the coding sequence ATGAGGCGTATAGGCTGGAGAGAGAAATCTACCTCACGCGAGTCAAGCCCAACGCGGTGTGACGCCAACTTTTTAAATGGGGGTGCCGTCAGGGAGAGTGGTTTCACGCTGAGCCGGTTAAGGCTGATAGATAAACCTGCGGCTCAGGTCATCCTGTCTCGACTACGTGACAGTAAGACACCTAGATCGGAGTTCCGGCGCTTGCTTTACAAGGCAGGGATCGTATCCGCCTACGAGATCTCCAACGAGGTACCGCTGGCCGAGATGACAGTCGCGACCCCGCTGGGCGTGAGGGCTAAAGGCTACGAGTATGGCTGCGACGTGACCGTTCTAGCTGTTCTCAGGGCCGCACTCCCGATGGCATGGGGTATGCTAGAGGTGTTCGAGGACGCTAAGGTTGGCTTCGTCTCAGCAAAAAGAGCGGAAGTGGACGACGTGGAAAGGAGGGAGTTCAGTCTGGAAGTGGAGCTGAGCTACATGTCGGTTCCCGAGCGCTCGGGAGTTATTATCGTCGTAGACCCGATGCTGGCGACGGGTTCCACTCTATCGGCCGTTCTTCGCAAGATCAAGGAGCGGGTCGAAGCCGAGAAGATTATTGTTTCAGCGCTCATAGCAACCGAAGTAGGCGTAAAGAGAATTCTCAGCGAGCACGGGGGTATAACGGTGTACGCTTTCGCGGTGGATCCCCAGCTAAACTCCAGGGCCTTCATAGTTCCCGGGCTTGGCGACGCGGGCGACAGGGCCTTCGGCTAG
- a CDS encoding APC family permease encodes MGELKRELGLGYATLFGVGLILGAGIYVLVGRAAGLVGDAVWLSVAFAGLIALSTAFSYAELSSMFPTAASTHTYIEKAFPNLRVLAFVSAWLIFFGGVAGAATAALGFASYFVSVAGLGSNAIVPVTITLLALLSLLNWWGIKESASLSAVFTLIEASGLLFVAALGFLFPQRQPDYLSFNPNVDPVLAVMVGAAIFYFAYTGFEYQPTLSEETKNPERVVPKAIVLAILVTTLIYILVAMAVVRLIGWEDLAHSKAPLAEAASRVWKPSYALLSFIALFATTNTVLGFLVSASRLAYGLAEEGVVHRGLGKVDKWRRTPYVSVAFAGVLSILLVLLTDYLPKVTGWRLAFGQYQYELIDLVGKTASLSVLLAFLLVNLSVVVLRRTEAERQRFFRIPLSIRNIPVLPLVADALIVVFVALSFSDWIVWLSTGLVALIGLLLYKR; translated from the coding sequence ATGGGAGAGCTAAAAAGGGAGCTGGGGTTAGGCTACGCCACCCTGTTCGGCGTGGGCCTCATCCTTGGGGCCGGTATATACGTTCTTGTCGGCCGCGCTGCCGGGTTAGTTGGAGACGCCGTATGGCTCAGTGTCGCTTTTGCCGGCTTGATAGCCCTCTCCACAGCTTTCTCCTACGCCGAGCTATCGTCGATGTTCCCCACGGCGGCCAGCACCCACACGTACATTGAGAAGGCTTTCCCCAACCTCAGGGTATTGGCGTTCGTGTCGGCTTGGCTGATATTCTTCGGAGGAGTAGCCGGAGCTGCAACGGCGGCTCTAGGCTTCGCAAGCTATTTCGTAAGCGTTGCAGGCTTGGGTTCCAACGCCATAGTGCCTGTGACGATCACTCTCCTAGCGCTACTCTCGCTCCTAAACTGGTGGGGTATAAAGGAGTCGGCCTCCCTCTCAGCGGTTTTCACGCTGATAGAGGCCTCAGGACTCCTCTTCGTGGCTGCTCTGGGCTTTTTATTCCCGCAACGGCAGCCCGACTACCTCTCCTTCAATCCCAACGTCGACCCGGTGCTTGCAGTTATGGTCGGTGCGGCTATATTCTACTTCGCTTACACGGGCTTCGAGTACCAGCCAACCTTGAGCGAGGAAACAAAGAACCCCGAGAGAGTCGTCCCGAAGGCCATAGTCCTAGCCATACTCGTGACCACCCTCATCTACATCCTCGTCGCGATGGCTGTGGTCAGGCTGATAGGCTGGGAGGATCTAGCACACAGCAAAGCCCCCCTAGCTGAAGCAGCTTCGAGGGTGTGGAAGCCCTCGTACGCCCTTCTTTCATTCATCGCGCTTTTCGCTACAACGAACACTGTTCTAGGCTTCCTCGTTTCAGCCTCGAGGCTTGCCTACGGCCTCGCGGAGGAGGGCGTCGTCCACCGCGGGCTCGGCAAGGTGGACAAGTGGCGCAGAACCCCCTATGTCTCCGTTGCCTTTGCCGGTGTACTGTCGATATTGCTAGTCCTGCTCACGGATTACCTGCCTAAGGTGACGGGCTGGAGACTGGCTTTCGGGCAGTACCAGTACGAGCTGATAGACCTTGTCGGGAAAACCGCGAGCCTCTCGGTTCTCTTGGCGTTCCTGCTGGTTAACCTCTCGGTGGTCGTCTTGAGGAGGACCGAGGCCGAACGCCAAAGGTTCTTCAGGATACCCCTCAGCATCAGAAATATCCCTGTGCTACCTCTGGTGGCAGACGCACTCATTGTGGTCTTTGTTGCGCTGAGCTTCAGTGACTGGATTGTGTGGCTGAGCACAGGCCTGGTTGCGCTGATAGGGCTCCTCCTCTACAAGAGATGA
- a CDS encoding aldo/keto reductase, translating to MEYTFLGNTGEKISRIGLGAWQFSESWGLTEYEAAKRVIQEAHAQGINLIDTAEVYGRGMSEEFVGRALMELGLRDSFLVASKIPGDFLAEHDVYKAVERSLKRLQVEEIDLMQVHWPPCWHNIPTCEYMRALEKLVHMGKLRYIGLSNFPPVLIDEARYCLSTEDVVSIQVRYNLAERDAEKEILPYAEREGLTLLAWSPLAKGALTGKYTPDNLPRFQDVRSGEAVFHPENFAQVYKLVEVLAEVGSKYGKSPSQVALNWLVSSSPVVVPIPGAKSEEQVRSNAGGAGWRMSYEDWLRIEEASSRVRITRVLW from the coding sequence ATGGAGTACACGTTTCTCGGAAATACAGGTGAGAAGATCTCCAGGATCGGGCTCGGCGCGTGGCAGTTCAGCGAGAGCTGGGGCTTGACGGAGTACGAGGCGGCAAAGAGGGTTATTCAGGAAGCCCACGCACAGGGGATAAACCTCATCGACACGGCGGAGGTTTACGGCAGAGGGATGAGCGAGGAGTTCGTGGGGAGAGCGCTAATGGAGCTTGGGCTGAGAGACAGCTTCCTCGTAGCCTCCAAAATCCCTGGTGACTTCCTGGCTGAGCACGACGTGTACAAGGCTGTTGAGAGGAGCCTGAAGAGGCTTCAGGTAGAGGAAATCGACCTGATGCAGGTTCACTGGCCCCCATGCTGGCACAACATCCCGACGTGCGAGTACATGCGTGCGCTCGAGAAGCTTGTCCACATGGGTAAGCTGAGGTACATAGGTCTGAGCAACTTCCCTCCGGTTCTTATAGATGAGGCGAGGTACTGCCTCTCCACCGAAGACGTGGTATCCATACAGGTTAGGTACAACCTAGCTGAAAGGGACGCTGAGAAGGAGATTCTGCCTTACGCTGAGCGAGAGGGGCTCACGCTCCTAGCCTGGAGCCCGCTGGCGAAGGGCGCGTTGACCGGGAAGTACACTCCAGACAACCTCCCCAGGTTCCAGGATGTGAGGAGCGGAGAGGCGGTTTTTCACCCAGAAAACTTCGCCCAAGTGTATAAGCTCGTGGAAGTTCTAGCAGAGGTTGGGAGCAAGTACGGCAAGAGCCCATCGCAGGTTGCCCTTAACTGGCTTGTGTCGTCAAGCCCCGTCGTCGTTCCCATCCCCGGCGCTAAGAGCGAGGAGCAGGTCAGGAGCAACGCGGGAGGCGCGGGCTGGAGGATGAGCTACGAGGACTGGCTCAGGATAGAGGAGGCTAGTAGCAGGGTTAGAATCACACGGGTTCTCTGGTAA
- a CDS encoding Glu/Leu/Phe/Val family dehydrogenase, with protein MSSYLDWMLKVLRESIELAGLPEEVYDYLSKPDRVLMVKIPVRMDNGKLVVFEGYRVQHNNALGPYKGGIRFHPEVTLETDMALAMGMTLKNSLAGIPYGGGKGAVRCDPKKMSVRELEQLSRGYARAIASIIGPEQDIPAPDVNTNPQIMAWMVDEYSKLKGYNVPAVFTAKPPELWGNPVRLYSTGYGTVIAAKAAAERWMGGFEGRTITIHGFGNAGQYAALWATRLGAKVVAVSDTSGTVYDPNGIDPELAIKVKNETGKVINYPRGNKLSDPEASLYVDADILIPAAIENTITERNAGKVKARLIAEAANGPTTPEAERILYSRKDFIAVVPDILANAGGVIMSYLEWVENLQWWFWDEEETRQKLASIMERNFKRTADRWEKLKAEKSGRQVTMRDAAFVLAVERVYTAMKLRGWI; from the coding sequence ATGTCTTCATACCTCGATTGGATGCTGAAAGTGCTCAGGGAATCCATCGAGCTAGCCGGACTCCCAGAGGAGGTCTACGACTACCTCAGCAAGCCCGACAGGGTGCTGATGGTCAAAATCCCCGTGAGGATGGATAACGGTAAGCTGGTAGTTTTCGAGGGCTACCGTGTCCAGCACAACAACGCCCTCGGGCCCTACAAGGGAGGCATCAGGTTCCACCCTGAAGTCACCCTCGAGACCGACATGGCGCTCGCCATGGGGATGACGCTGAAGAACTCGCTGGCTGGCATACCTTACGGCGGCGGTAAGGGCGCGGTCAGGTGCGACCCGAAGAAGATGAGCGTGCGCGAGCTGGAGCAGCTGAGCCGGGGTTACGCGAGGGCCATCGCCTCCATCATAGGCCCTGAGCAGGACATCCCCGCACCCGACGTGAACACTAACCCGCAGATAATGGCCTGGATGGTGGACGAGTACAGCAAGCTCAAGGGCTACAACGTACCCGCCGTCTTCACAGCCAAACCCCCTGAGCTCTGGGGCAACCCTGTGAGGCTCTACTCGACCGGCTACGGAACCGTCATCGCAGCCAAGGCAGCGGCCGAGAGGTGGATGGGCGGCTTTGAGGGACGGACAATAACAATACACGGATTCGGCAACGCTGGGCAGTACGCGGCCCTCTGGGCCACTAGGCTAGGCGCCAAAGTCGTGGCAGTAAGCGACACCTCCGGCACCGTCTACGACCCCAACGGGATCGACCCTGAGCTAGCAATAAAGGTGAAGAACGAGACGGGGAAAGTCATCAACTACCCGAGGGGGAACAAGCTGAGCGACCCTGAGGCTTCACTGTACGTCGATGCGGACATCCTCATCCCTGCGGCCATCGAGAACACCATCACCGAGAGGAACGCCGGGAAGGTCAAAGCACGGCTGATCGCCGAGGCGGCTAACGGCCCCACGACCCCGGAGGCTGAGAGGATCCTCTACTCTAGGAAGGACTTCATCGCGGTCGTGCCAGACATCCTGGCGAACGCCGGTGGCGTTATAATGTCCTACCTTGAGTGGGTTGAGAACCTGCAGTGGTGGTTCTGGGACGAGGAGGAGACGCGCCAGAAGCTCGCCTCCATCATGGAGAGGAACTTCAAGAGAACCGCTGACAGGTGGGAGAAGCTAAAAGCGGAGAAGAGCGGTAGACAGGTCACGATGCGAGACGCGGCCTTCGTCTTAGCGGTTGAGCGAGTTTACACCGCTATGAAGCTCAGAGGTTGGATCTAA
- a CDS encoding CPBP family intramembrane glutamic endopeptidase yields the protein MENWVKGILAYTALSFALASSIDYAFALTADAAPWAALAWGFLRMYTPALSALPVVLLVDRSGSVLEALGLRMVGGRVVVWYLLAPFLVLPPLALCLLFEALLGKLDLAGLSASLGPVRLDPLVVLFLTVLSGYFAAVTVNALFALGEEVGWRGYLYHALLPRLGYYKTVLAVGLIWGFWHATAILWLGHNYPVHRVEGALLFPLFTVLLTLPMFYLREISGSVLPAASFHGAVNAWWALTVLAAPTLGDLGGGVGAVGILSWALYALIYALRKRKKPFK from the coding sequence GTGGAGAACTGGGTGAAGGGGATCTTAGCCTACACAGCACTGAGCTTTGCCCTCGCTTCATCTATCGACTACGCTTTCGCCTTAACCGCGGACGCTGCTCCCTGGGCGGCTTTAGCGTGGGGCTTCCTGAGGATGTACACGCCTGCCTTAAGCGCGCTGCCCGTTGTACTGCTCGTCGACAGGAGCGGGAGCGTGCTGGAGGCCCTCGGCTTGAGAATGGTGGGAGGGAGGGTTGTCGTCTGGTACTTGCTTGCCCCGTTCCTCGTGCTTCCCCCGCTTGCCCTTTGCCTGCTCTTCGAGGCGCTCCTCGGGAAGCTCGACCTCGCTGGGTTGTCTGCGAGCCTGGGACCTGTCAGGCTGGACCCGCTGGTGGTCCTCTTCCTTACGGTTCTCTCGGGGTACTTCGCTGCAGTCACCGTTAACGCTCTCTTTGCGCTTGGTGAAGAGGTGGGCTGGAGAGGCTACCTGTACCACGCACTGCTCCCGCGTCTCGGGTACTACAAAACCGTTCTAGCGGTCGGCCTAATCTGGGGTTTCTGGCACGCTACTGCTATACTCTGGCTCGGCCATAACTACCCTGTGCACCGCGTGGAGGGAGCGCTCCTGTTCCCCCTCTTCACGGTCCTCCTAACACTCCCCATGTTCTACCTACGGGAGATCTCGGGGAGCGTGCTGCCCGCGGCCAGCTTCCACGGGGCTGTGAACGCGTGGTGGGCGCTCACGGTGCTCGCCGCTCCAACGCTGGGCGACCTTGGGGGAGGAGTAGGGGCGGTCGGCATACTGTCTTGGGCGCTCTACGCCCTCATCTACGCCCTCAGAAAGAGAAAAAAGCCCTTTAAGTAG
- a CDS encoding ArsR/SmtB family transcription factor, whose amino-acid sequence MSGTEEVPEERLFELQARLCKFMSHPLRLRLLELLESQERNVSELVELTGEPQPVVSRHLAYMQQLGIVTSERRGTKVYYKLRYPELREACKILRGVLVKILKEGRSLALISE is encoded by the coding sequence GTGAGTGGCACAGAGGAGGTACCGGAGGAGAGGCTCTTTGAGCTGCAAGCCCGGCTGTGCAAGTTCATGAGCCATCCGCTGAGACTACGGCTGCTCGAACTCCTCGAGAGCCAGGAGCGGAACGTCTCAGAGCTTGTCGAGCTTACGGGCGAGCCTCAGCCCGTGGTCTCGAGGCACCTCGCCTACATGCAGCAGCTCGGCATAGTGACGTCCGAGAGGAGGGGCACAAAGGTGTACTACAAGCTCAGGTACCCCGAGCTCAGGGAGGCGTGCAAGATCCTCCGCGGCGTGCTCGTGAAGATACTTAAGGAGGGCAGAAGCCTCGCCCTGATCAGCGAATAG
- a CDS encoding amidohydrolase family protein, which yields MSSIIIKNPELVITMDGYGSVLRRQSLLIKDGVIEAIGDYSSIVSAYGQPDEVIDGREKIALPGLIDMHTHVAMAGFRGLASDVSDVIYSVFWPLEKSLDGSTAYKLGLLGALEAVKSGVTLLADHYFFMDEIARAVVEVGVRGLLGHTYMDVDGPFSGPVELAKAIDFIKRWRGHSLVTPALAPHATDTVNRENLVFMAEKAREDGLFIHMHLAQTERELRVVRERTGDTPVRYALRLGLLGAKTIVAHANYADPQERALLAHSGSAIVQCPSTYFLSGVRFHAYDYWQLGGSVTIGTDAPCYNDNIDIFEEMRMLVYGQRMMLEKPNLWSAYDVLEMTTRGAARSLGLRTGIIKRSFDADIVLIDAKKPHLRPLFNPYSLVVYSATAGDVDTVIVKGKVVVRGGRHVSLDEERVIHQAEAAATSVLRRALDENPDLEKRIRVKEI from the coding sequence GTGAGCTCGATAATAATCAAGAATCCCGAGCTAGTAATCACGATGGATGGGTATGGCAGTGTACTCAGAAGGCAGTCGTTGCTTATTAAGGATGGAGTAATAGAGGCTATTGGCGACTACTCGAGCATAGTGTCGGCATACGGACAGCCTGACGAGGTGATAGATGGTCGAGAAAAAATCGCTTTGCCGGGGCTCATTGACATGCATACACACGTCGCGATGGCGGGTTTTAGGGGGCTTGCGTCGGACGTTAGCGACGTTATTTACAGCGTTTTCTGGCCTCTCGAGAAGAGCTTAGATGGTTCGACAGCCTACAAGCTTGGCCTACTTGGCGCGCTTGAAGCTGTGAAGAGTGGAGTCACACTCTTGGCTGATCACTACTTTTTCATGGATGAGATTGCCCGCGCAGTCGTGGAGGTGGGTGTCCGTGGCCTGCTGGGCCACACGTACATGGACGTTGACGGCCCCTTCAGCGGGCCTGTGGAGCTTGCAAAGGCTATTGACTTCATCAAGAGGTGGCGCGGCCACAGCCTCGTGACGCCCGCTCTCGCCCCCCATGCTACTGATACCGTGAACCGGGAGAACCTCGTGTTCATGGCTGAGAAAGCGAGGGAAGATGGGCTGTTCATTCACATGCACTTAGCGCAGACTGAAAGAGAGCTCAGAGTTGTTCGCGAGAGGACGGGGGATACACCCGTGAGGTACGCTCTGAGGCTGGGGCTACTAGGTGCTAAAACCATCGTTGCTCACGCGAACTACGCTGACCCGCAGGAGAGGGCTCTCCTGGCGCACAGCGGCAGCGCTATTGTGCAGTGCCCTTCCACATACTTTCTATCCGGTGTCCGCTTCCACGCCTACGACTACTGGCAACTTGGTGGCAGCGTGACGATTGGAACGGACGCCCCGTGCTACAACGACAACATAGACATCTTTGAGGAGATGCGTATGCTCGTCTACGGCCAGAGGATGATGCTGGAAAAACCCAACCTGTGGAGCGCCTACGATGTCCTCGAGATGACTACGAGGGGTGCTGCCAGGTCTCTTGGTCTGAGAACTGGAATCATTAAGAGGAGCTTTGACGCCGACATTGTCTTGATTGATGCCAAGAAACCCCATCTTAGGCCACTGTTCAACCCCTACTCCCTAGTCGTGTACTCGGCCACAGCCGGGGACGTTGACACAGTCATCGTGAAGGGCAAGGTTGTTGTGCGTGGGGGGAGGCATGTGAGCCTCGACGAGGAGAGAGTCATCCACCAGGCTGAGGCGGCGGCCACAAGCGTCCTCAGGAGAGCCCTAGACGAGAATCCCGATCTTGAAAAGAGGATAAGAGTAAAGGAAATATAG